The Burkholderia cepacia genome includes a region encoding these proteins:
- a CDS encoding enolase C-terminal domain-like protein — MRITDIRERTIPVSRYADPAIPSGGLTTSVVAVVTDVSRNGKPVAGYGYASVGRFAQGGLIRERFAPRLLAAADALADEAGTNLDPLRAWRAMMAGEKPGGHGERCVAIGTLDMAIWDAAAKIADLPLYRFLADRLGRKVAVSPHVRVYAGGGYRYPHDDLARLSDEMRRIADLGYTHAKIKIGGVDPDRDRARIEAAAAQLPSSRHLAVDAMNTYDARTSRAAVAMLAPLDLWWFEDICDPLDLPLQADVATRYAPPIAAGEALFSLAEAKLLDLHGGLRKDRDVLVFDPVHCYGLPGYLQIVDHFTTRGWPHDAFWPHGGHLFWLHVVAALGLGGAEINPFAFRPFRGLADGAMVAAGQASVPQAPGIGFELHRETWAAFRTAFGC, encoded by the coding sequence ATGCGCATCACCGACATCCGCGAACGCACGATTCCCGTTTCCCGTTACGCCGACCCGGCCATTCCATCCGGCGGCCTGACGACGAGTGTCGTGGCCGTGGTCACCGACGTGTCGCGCAACGGCAAGCCGGTCGCCGGCTACGGCTACGCATCGGTCGGCCGCTTCGCGCAGGGCGGCCTGATCCGCGAACGGTTCGCGCCGCGCCTGCTGGCCGCCGCCGACGCGCTCGCCGACGAAGCCGGCACGAACCTCGACCCGCTCCGCGCGTGGCGCGCGATGATGGCCGGCGAAAAACCCGGCGGACACGGCGAACGATGCGTGGCGATCGGCACGCTCGACATGGCGATCTGGGACGCCGCCGCGAAGATCGCCGACCTGCCGTTGTATCGCTTCCTCGCCGACAGACTCGGACGAAAAGTCGCCGTTTCACCGCACGTGCGCGTATACGCGGGCGGCGGCTACCGCTATCCGCATGACGATCTCGCGCGTCTGTCGGATGAAATGCGCCGCATTGCCGATCTCGGCTACACGCACGCGAAGATCAAGATCGGCGGCGTCGATCCCGATCGGGACCGCGCGCGCATCGAAGCAGCCGCGGCGCAGTTGCCGAGCAGCCGGCATCTCGCGGTCGACGCGATGAACACGTACGACGCGCGGACCAGCCGCGCCGCCGTCGCGATGCTCGCGCCGCTCGATCTATGGTGGTTCGAGGACATCTGCGATCCGCTCGACCTGCCGCTCCAGGCGGACGTCGCCACGCGCTACGCCCCGCCGATCGCGGCCGGCGAAGCGCTGTTCTCGCTCGCGGAGGCGAAGCTGCTCGATCTGCATGGCGGCTTGCGCAAGGACCGCGACGTGCTCGTGTTCGACCCGGTGCATTGCTACGGGCTGCCGGGTTACCTGCAGATCGTCGACCATTTCACCACGCGTGGATGGCCTCACGACGCATTCTGGCCGCATGGCGGCCATCTGTTCTGGCTGCATGTCGTCGCGGCGCTGGGCTTGGGCGGCGCGGAAATCAACCCGTTCGCGTTTCGACCGTTTCGCGGACTGGCTGACGGCGCGATGGTCGCAGCCGGCCAGGCGTCCGTGCCGCAGGCGCCCGGTATCGGATTCGAGTTGCATCGCGAAACGTGGGCAGCATTCCGGACCGCATTCGGCTGCTGA
- a CDS encoding DeoR/GlpR family DNA-binding transcription regulator, with translation MLTTQRKKAILDALARDGQVLAVELSAQFGVSEDTVRRDLRELAAEGLLQRVHGGALPASPATAPFAQRQDLESAAKRRIARRAAEMIAPGQVAIVDGGTTSALLVSQLPADLRATIVTHSPSVAVALAAHPSIDVILIGGQLFKHSIVTVGAAAMEAIARVHADLYFMGVTGVHPVAGLSTGDFEEAAIKRALAERAAETVVLASSSKLNAASQFVIGELTLAQTIVVEDATDAALTKPIEAAGVTVVRA, from the coding sequence ATGCTGACGACACAACGCAAGAAAGCGATCCTCGACGCACTCGCGCGCGACGGCCAGGTGCTGGCGGTCGAGCTGAGCGCGCAATTCGGCGTATCCGAAGACACCGTCCGCCGCGACCTGCGCGAGCTCGCGGCCGAGGGCCTGCTGCAGCGCGTGCATGGCGGCGCGCTGCCGGCGTCGCCCGCGACCGCGCCGTTCGCGCAGCGCCAGGATCTCGAATCGGCCGCGAAGCGGCGCATCGCGCGCCGCGCCGCGGAGATGATCGCGCCCGGGCAGGTGGCGATCGTCGACGGCGGCACCACCTCGGCGCTGCTCGTCAGCCAGTTGCCTGCCGACCTGCGCGCGACGATCGTCACGCACAGCCCGAGTGTCGCGGTGGCGCTCGCCGCGCATCCGTCGATCGACGTCATCCTGATCGGCGGCCAGTTGTTCAAGCATTCGATTGTGACGGTCGGCGCGGCGGCGATGGAGGCGATCGCACGCGTGCATGCGGACCTGTATTTCATGGGCGTGACGGGCGTGCACCCGGTTGCGGGGCTCAGCACCGGCGATTTCGAGGAAGCGGCGATCAAGCGCGCACTGGCCGAACGCGCGGCCGAGACCGTCGTGCTCGCGTCGTCGTCCAAGCTCAACGCGGCGTCGCAGTTCGTGATCGGCGAGCTCACGCTGGCGCAGACGATCGTCGTCGAGGACGCGACCGACGCCGCGCTGACGAAGCCGATCGAAGCGGCGGGCGTGACGGTCGTGCGCGCGTAG
- a CDS encoding NUDIX domain-containing protein encodes MAATRDRVRIVDTTVLSDDWYVLKKVTFDFLRRDGTWQRLSRETYDRGNGATILLRNADTGDVLLTRQFRMPAFVGGHDGMLLEAAAGLLDDATPEARIRAEAEEETGYRVRGVRKVFEAFMSPGSVTEKLHFFVGEYDASLRTGDGGGVAEEGEDLEVVEMPLRAALDAVERGEIVDAKTIMLLQYAALQDAAGGSA; translated from the coding sequence ATGGCTGCAACGCGGGACCGAGTCCGCATCGTCGATACGACGGTGCTGTCCGATGACTGGTATGTGTTGAAGAAGGTGACGTTCGATTTCCTGCGCCGCGACGGAACGTGGCAGCGCCTGAGCCGCGAGACCTACGATCGCGGCAACGGCGCGACCATCCTGCTGCGCAACGCCGATACCGGCGACGTGCTGCTGACGCGGCAGTTCCGGATGCCGGCGTTCGTCGGCGGGCACGACGGCATGCTGCTCGAGGCCGCCGCCGGCCTGCTCGACGACGCGACGCCCGAAGCGCGCATCCGCGCGGAGGCCGAGGAGGAGACCGGTTACCGCGTGCGCGGCGTGCGCAAGGTGTTCGAGGCGTTCATGAGCCCGGGCTCGGTGACGGAGAAGTTGCATTTCTTCGTCGGCGAATACGATGCGTCGCTGCGCACCGGCGACGGCGGCGGCGTCGCGGAAGAGGGCGAGGATCTCGAGGTCGTCGAGATGCCGCTGCGGGCGGCGCTGGATGCGGTCGAGCGCGGCGAGATCGTCGATGCGAAGACGATCATGCTGCTCCAGTACGCGGCGTTGCAGGACGCGGCGGGAGGGAGCGCATGA
- a CDS encoding DUF4406 domain-containing protein, translated as MTPQLILVAGPYRSGTDGDPARIAANLARLEQAALAVYRRGHVPMIGEWVSLPLATMAGSKQVGDAISEAFLYPAAHRLLRRCDAVWRIDGESRGADADVALARRLGKPVYRSLDDVPAATPEARGDGGP; from the coding sequence ATGACGCCGCAACTCATCCTGGTCGCCGGCCCCTACCGCAGCGGCACGGATGGCGACCCCGCGCGCATCGCCGCGAACCTCGCGCGGCTCGAGCAGGCGGCGCTCGCCGTGTATCGCCGCGGGCATGTGCCGATGATCGGCGAGTGGGTGTCGCTGCCGCTCGCCACGATGGCCGGGTCGAAGCAGGTCGGCGATGCGATCAGCGAGGCGTTCCTGTATCCGGCAGCGCACCGGTTGCTGCGCCGCTGCGACGCGGTATGGCGGATCGACGGCGAATCGCGCGGCGCGGATGCCGACGTGGCGCTCGCGCGCCGTCTCGGCAAGCCGGTCTATCGCTCGCTCGACGACGTGCCGGCCGCGACGCCCGAAGCACGCGGCGACGGCGGCCCGTGA
- a CDS encoding SIR2 family NAD-dependent protein deacylase, which yields MPSLDSACAGEPPLPDSLIAAAVAALSRADALLVTAGAGIGVDSGLPDFRGTDGFWRAYPALRHERFEFHEIASPHAFRARAPLAWGFYGHRLALYRATVPHAGFAILRRWIDAMPNGGFVLTSNVDGQFQKAGFDPARIVEIHGSIHAMQCLRSCTDDTWEAAPFVPDVDETTCRLVGEMPRCPRCGGLARPNILMFGDTGWLGARYDAQERALEAWLAGAGRVAVVEVGAGTAIPTVRLLSERLGADVIRINAREAHARRADVIGLKGGALATLTALERAWHGG from the coding sequence ATGCCGTCCCTCGATTCCGCCTGCGCCGGCGAACCGCCGCTGCCTGATTCCCTGATCGCCGCCGCCGTCGCCGCGCTGTCCCGTGCCGATGCGCTGCTCGTGACGGCCGGCGCCGGAATCGGCGTCGATTCCGGGCTGCCCGATTTTCGCGGCACGGACGGGTTCTGGCGCGCGTATCCGGCGCTGCGCCACGAGCGCTTCGAATTCCACGAGATCGCGTCGCCGCACGCGTTCCGCGCGCGTGCGCCGCTCGCATGGGGCTTCTACGGGCACCGCCTCGCGCTCTACCGTGCGACGGTGCCGCATGCGGGCTTCGCGATCCTGCGCCGCTGGATCGACGCGATGCCGAACGGCGGCTTCGTGCTGACGAGCAACGTCGACGGCCAGTTCCAGAAAGCCGGCTTCGATCCGGCTCGGATCGTCGAGATTCACGGCTCGATCCACGCTATGCAGTGCCTGCGTTCGTGCACGGACGACACGTGGGAGGCGGCGCCGTTCGTGCCGGACGTCGACGAAACCACCTGCCGCCTCGTCGGCGAAATGCCGCGCTGCCCGCGCTGCGGCGGCCTCGCGCGGCCGAACATCCTGATGTTCGGCGACACCGGCTGGCTCGGTGCGCGCTACGACGCGCAGGAGCGCGCGCTGGAAGCCTGGCTGGCCGGGGCCGGGCGCGTGGCCGTCGTCGAAGTCGGCGCGGGCACCGCGATCCCGACCGTGCGCCTGCTGAGCGAACGGCTCGGCGCCGACGTGATCCGCATCAACGCGCGTGAAGCGCATGCGCGCCGTGCGGACGTGATCGGCCTGAAGGGCGGCGCGCTGGCGACCCTGACCGCGCTCGAGCGCGCGTGGCACGGCGGCTGA
- a CDS encoding S53 family peptidase, with protein sequence MNNIRLSSMLIPALCASLLASSVAFADSGGPPSYVEGNRAPKGFARPPFHTKPRASTATVAGLTPALARHAYGFDAIANQGDGMVVAIVDAYDDPRIESDLGVFSNAFSLPPCTTANGCFTKVYASGSKPRGDAGWSLEMALDVEWVHAIAPKAKIVLVEAASASFNDLMAAVDVAVQRGASVVSMSFGGNEFSGESGFDGHFGAPGVTFVASSGDSGTGTEYPAASPYVVAVGGTTLSTDPYGNYVGETAWSGSGGGVSSGEAEPAGQSAWPIPVAGKRGVPDVSYDANPSSGFAVYDSVTYQRQAGWFQVGGTSAGAPQWSALVAIANSLRAAAGKARLSGTYDALYAAGKAAYGSNYHDVTTGTNGSCGAICTAAGGYDYVTGLGSPLAPSLVQALVARP encoded by the coding sequence ATGAACAATATCCGCCTGTCGTCCATGTTGATTCCGGCGCTGTGCGCGTCGCTGCTCGCGTCGAGCGTCGCGTTCGCCGATAGCGGCGGCCCGCCGTCCTACGTCGAAGGCAACCGCGCGCCGAAGGGGTTTGCGCGTCCGCCGTTCCACACGAAGCCGCGCGCGAGCACGGCCACGGTCGCCGGGCTCACGCCTGCGCTCGCGCGCCACGCGTACGGCTTCGACGCGATCGCCAACCAGGGCGACGGCATGGTCGTCGCGATCGTCGACGCGTACGACGACCCGCGGATCGAATCCGATCTCGGCGTGTTCAGCAACGCGTTCTCGCTGCCGCCGTGCACCACGGCCAACGGCTGTTTCACGAAGGTGTACGCGAGCGGCAGCAAGCCCCGCGGCGACGCCGGCTGGTCGCTCGAAATGGCGCTCGACGTCGAATGGGTGCACGCGATCGCGCCGAAGGCGAAGATCGTGCTCGTCGAAGCCGCGTCGGCCAGCTTCAACGACCTGATGGCCGCGGTCGACGTCGCGGTGCAACGCGGCGCGTCGGTCGTGTCGATGAGCTTCGGCGGCAACGAATTCAGCGGCGAATCCGGCTTCGACGGCCACTTCGGCGCACCGGGCGTCACCTTCGTCGCGTCGTCCGGCGACAGCGGCACCGGCACCGAATACCCGGCGGCGTCGCCGTACGTGGTCGCGGTCGGCGGCACGACGCTGTCCACCGATCCGTACGGCAACTACGTCGGCGAGACGGCCTGGAGCGGCAGCGGCGGCGGCGTGAGCAGCGGCGAAGCCGAGCCCGCAGGACAGTCCGCGTGGCCGATTCCGGTCGCGGGCAAGCGGGGGGTGCCGGACGTCAGCTACGACGCGAATCCGTCCAGCGGGTTCGCGGTCTACGACTCGGTCACCTATCAGCGGCAAGCGGGCTGGTTCCAGGTCGGCGGCACGAGCGCGGGCGCGCCGCAATGGTCGGCGCTCGTCGCGATTGCGAATTCGCTGCGCGCGGCGGCCGGCAAGGCACGGCTGAGCGGCACGTACGACGCGCTGTATGCGGCCGGGAAGGCCGCTTACGGCAGCAATTATCACGACGTGACGACCGGCACCAACGGCAGTTGCGGCGCGATCTGCACCGCCGCAGGCGGCTACGACTACGTGACCGGCCTCGGTTCGCCGCTCGCGCCGTCGCTCGTGCAGGCGCTCGTCGCCCGGCCATAG
- the crcB gene encoding fluoride efflux transporter CrcB: protein MFYSIVAIFVGAGLGALLRWFLSLALNEFFPAVPLGTLAANLIGGYVIGIAAVVFTTRVGLPPEWRLFVITGFLGGLTTFSTYSVEVMTHALQGEFGWAFAVAALHLTGSFALTALGMWTARAWLAAA, encoded by the coding sequence TTGTTCTATTCGATCGTCGCGATCTTCGTCGGCGCCGGGCTCGGCGCATTGCTGCGCTGGTTCCTGAGCCTCGCGCTCAACGAGTTCTTTCCCGCCGTGCCGCTGGGCACGCTCGCCGCGAACCTGATCGGCGGCTACGTGATCGGCATCGCCGCCGTCGTGTTCACGACCCGCGTCGGGTTGCCGCCCGAGTGGCGGCTGTTCGTGATCACGGGCTTTCTCGGCGGCCTCACGACGTTCTCGACCTATTCGGTCGAAGTGATGACGCATGCGTTGCAGGGCGAATTCGGATGGGCGTTTGCGGTGGCTGCCCTACACTTGACTGGATCGTTCGCGCTGACGGCGCTCGGCATGTGGACCGCGCGTGCGTGGCTGGCCGCCGCGTAA
- a CDS encoding DUF190 domain-containing protein, producing MDRIFLRFYVHEQHRLHWKPLWEWLLEEAKRMGVAGGSAFRAMAGFGQHRVLHEDRFFELQGALAIEVEFIVTEDEAQRLLARLSQEKVRVCYAMIPAQFGVIDTLGAPPAQGREGAS from the coding sequence ATGGACAGGATCTTCTTGCGCTTCTACGTGCACGAGCAGCACCGGCTGCACTGGAAGCCGCTGTGGGAATGGCTGCTGGAGGAGGCGAAGCGGATGGGCGTCGCGGGCGGTTCCGCGTTTCGCGCGATGGCCGGCTTCGGCCAGCATCGCGTGCTCCACGAGGACCGCTTCTTCGAACTGCAGGGGGCGCTCGCGATCGAGGTCGAGTTCATCGTCACCGAGGACGAGGCGCAGCGCTTGCTCGCGAGGCTGTCGCAGGAAAAGGTGCGCGTGTGCTACGCGATGATACCGGCGCAATTCGGCGTGATCGACACGCTCGGCGCACCGCCGGCGCAGGGGCGGGAAGGCGCGTCTTAG
- a CDS encoding YggT family protein has product MFGEIARFLLNTIFTLFGAALILRVWMQAVRVPPYNPVTQAVLQATNWLVLPLRRVIAGVRGIDWASVVAALLTALVYVVLMVVMAGFDPLGLIPTLVVVALLTVVKWALNLVIWMTILMALLSWLNPRSPAMPILYQLTAPFLNPLRRVIPNLGGIDLSPILLFVIVQVLLMIVSRAAAALMLFSI; this is encoded by the coding sequence ATGTTCGGCGAGATCGCCCGTTTTCTGCTCAATACCATCTTCACGCTGTTCGGCGCCGCGCTGATCCTGCGCGTCTGGATGCAGGCCGTCCGCGTGCCGCCGTACAACCCCGTCACGCAGGCCGTGCTGCAGGCGACCAACTGGCTCGTGCTGCCGCTGCGCCGCGTCATCGCGGGCGTGCGCGGCATCGACTGGGCCAGCGTCGTCGCCGCCCTCCTCACCGCGCTCGTCTACGTCGTGCTGATGGTCGTGATGGCCGGCTTCGACCCGCTCGGGCTGATTCCGACGCTCGTCGTGGTCGCGCTGCTCACCGTCGTGAAGTGGGCGCTCAATCTCGTGATCTGGATGACGATCCTGATGGCGCTGCTGTCGTGGCTCAACCCGCGCTCGCCGGCCATGCCGATCCTCTACCAGCTCACCGCGCCGTTCCTGAACCCGCTGCGCCGCGTGATCCCGAATCTCGGCGGCATCGACCTGTCGCCGATCCTGCTGTTCGTGATCGTGCAGGTGCTGCTGATGATCGTGTCACGCGCCGCCGCGGCGCTCATGCTGTTCAGCATCTAA
- a CDS encoding Rossmann-like and DUF2520 domain-containing protein gives MPLPDTPRLGFIGAGRLARCVAQRFAQAGFPVVAIASRTPASAAALAARIDGCQAVDTPQQVADAADLIFLTVPDDHLASAAAALRFDASRAARQAVVHCSGASAVGLLDPAKRQGAATGGFHPLYLFGGTDADLARIDGCSVTIEADGALHATLMRLAAALGCHPLSIPAGGRMLYHAAAHYAASFALCGLAEAVELWRGLGFDEEAALRALLPMLAGTIETARDKGLANALSGPVSRGDTGIVERQLALLETLGGDHATLYALLTRRAVALAAQCATPPASLPALAEAVETSLARTAARPSPSRDEA, from the coding sequence ATGCCTCTCCCCGACACCCCCCGCCTCGGCTTCATCGGCGCCGGCCGTCTCGCACGCTGTGTCGCGCAACGCTTCGCGCAGGCCGGCTTTCCGGTCGTCGCGATCGCGAGCCGCACGCCCGCATCGGCCGCGGCCCTCGCCGCGCGCATCGACGGCTGCCAGGCGGTCGACACGCCGCAGCAGGTCGCCGACGCCGCCGACCTGATCTTCCTGACGGTACCCGACGACCACCTCGCATCCGCCGCCGCGGCGCTGCGCTTCGACGCATCGCGCGCCGCGCGGCAGGCCGTCGTTCACTGCAGCGGCGCGTCGGCCGTCGGCCTGCTGGACCCGGCCAAACGGCAAGGCGCAGCGACGGGCGGCTTCCATCCGCTCTACCTGTTCGGCGGCACCGACGCCGACCTCGCCCGCATCGACGGCTGCTCGGTCACGATCGAAGCCGACGGCGCGCTGCATGCGACGCTGATGCGACTTGCCGCCGCACTCGGCTGCCATCCGCTGTCGATTCCGGCCGGCGGCCGGATGCTTTATCACGCGGCCGCGCACTACGCGGCGAGCTTCGCGCTGTGCGGGCTGGCGGAAGCGGTCGAGCTGTGGCGCGGCCTCGGCTTCGACGAGGAAGCCGCGTTGCGTGCGCTGCTGCCGATGCTGGCCGGCACGATCGAGACCGCGCGCGACAAGGGGCTCGCGAACGCGCTCTCCGGCCCCGTGTCGCGCGGCGATACGGGCATCGTCGAACGCCAGTTGGCACTGCTTGAAACGCTCGGCGGCGATCATGCGACGCTGTACGCGTTGCTGACGCGCCGCGCAGTCGCGCTCGCGGCGCAGTGCGCGACGCCGCCGGCGTCGCTGCCGGCGCTCGCCGAAGCCGTCGAAACGTCGCTCGCACGCACGGCCGCGCGCCCCTCCCCGTCGCGAGACGAGGCGTGA
- a CDS encoding LysE family translocator: MTFPPASMLSDGFFLSLSLCLDIGLVNVAMLSLTLSHGFRPGFWLGIGSCVGDLVYAALALAGMAVLLQFEPVRWIVWIGGGAVLLFLTWKMAREALAPAKAAGDDGADDASPPRASARRSFLRGMLLAMSSPSAILWFAAVGGALIAKAGATTPATASVFLSGFFLGGLAWTLFMCTLASQGRKRAGAGLMRACHIASALLFAYFSYSVIVGGYRDLIAHAV; encoded by the coding sequence ATGACCTTTCCGCCCGCCTCCATGTTGTCCGACGGCTTCTTTCTGTCGCTGTCGCTCTGTCTCGACATCGGCCTCGTGAACGTCGCGATGCTGTCGCTGACGCTGTCGCACGGCTTCCGGCCGGGCTTCTGGCTCGGCATCGGATCGTGCGTCGGCGATCTCGTCTATGCGGCGCTCGCGCTCGCCGGGATGGCCGTGCTGCTGCAGTTCGAGCCGGTGCGCTGGATCGTGTGGATCGGCGGCGGCGCGGTGCTGCTGTTCCTCACGTGGAAGATGGCACGGGAAGCGCTGGCGCCGGCCAAGGCGGCGGGCGACGATGGCGCTGACGACGCCTCGCCGCCCCGCGCAAGCGCGCGACGCAGTTTCCTGCGCGGCATGCTGCTTGCGATGTCGTCGCCGAGCGCGATCCTGTGGTTCGCGGCGGTCGGCGGCGCGCTGATCGCGAAAGCCGGCGCGACCACGCCGGCCACCGCGTCGGTGTTCCTGTCGGGCTTTTTCCTCGGCGGCCTCGCATGGACGCTCTTCATGTGCACGCTCGCGAGCCAGGGCCGCAAGCGCGCGGGCGCAGGGCTGATGCGCGCCTGTCACATCGCGTCGGCGCTGCTGTTCGCGTATTTCTCGTATAGCGTGATCGTCGGCGGCTACCGCGACCTGATCGCCCACGCGGTCTGA
- a CDS encoding UbiD family decarboxylase: MKYKDLRDFIQRLEALGELRRVTQPVSPVLEMTELCDRVLRAGGPALLFNAPTGYDFPVLGNLFGTPRRVALGMGVDAGDDAALDSLRDLGRLLSALKEPDPPKSLKDAGKLLSLAKAVWDMAPKSVSSPPCQEIVWEGADVDLNRLPIQTCWPGDAGPLVTWGLTVTRGPNKPRQNLGIYRQQLIGRNKLIMRWLAHRGGALDFREFALRNPGKPYPVAVVLGADPATTLGAVTPVPDSLSEYQFAGLLRGSRTELAKCLTPGVDTLQVPARAEIVLEGFIHPQEGAPAPAPAGAPPRPAGNASAAYEHALEGPYGDHTGYYNEQEWFPVFTVERITMRRDAIYHSTYTGKPPDEPAVLGVALNEVFVPLLQKQFTEITDFYLPPEGCSYRMAIVQMKKSYAGHAKRVMFGVWSFLRQFMYTKFIVVVDEDVNIRDWKEVIWAITTRVDPVRDTVMVDSTPIDYLDFASPVAGLGSKMGLDATNKWPGETSREWGRPIEMDAAVKARVDRLWRDLGL, translated from the coding sequence ATGAAATACAAAGACTTACGCGATTTCATCCAGCGCCTCGAGGCGCTCGGCGAACTGCGGCGCGTCACGCAGCCCGTGTCGCCCGTGCTGGAAATGACCGAGCTGTGCGACCGCGTACTGCGCGCCGGTGGCCCTGCGCTGCTGTTCAACGCACCGACCGGCTACGATTTCCCGGTGCTCGGCAACCTGTTCGGCACGCCGCGCCGCGTCGCGCTCGGCATGGGCGTCGACGCGGGCGACGACGCCGCGCTCGATTCGCTGCGCGATCTCGGGCGCCTGCTGTCCGCGCTGAAGGAACCCGATCCGCCGAAGAGCCTGAAGGATGCCGGCAAGCTGCTGTCGCTCGCGAAGGCCGTGTGGGACATGGCGCCGAAGTCGGTGTCGTCGCCGCCATGCCAGGAGATCGTCTGGGAGGGCGCCGACGTCGACCTGAACAGGCTGCCGATCCAGACCTGCTGGCCCGGCGACGCGGGGCCGCTCGTCACGTGGGGCCTGACGGTCACGCGCGGGCCGAACAAGCCGCGGCAGAATCTCGGGATCTACCGCCAGCAGTTGATCGGCCGCAACAAGCTGATCATGCGCTGGCTCGCACATCGCGGCGGCGCGCTCGATTTCCGCGAATTCGCGCTGCGCAACCCCGGCAAGCCGTATCCGGTCGCGGTCGTGCTCGGCGCCGATCCGGCCACGACGCTCGGCGCGGTGACGCCCGTGCCCGATTCGCTGTCCGAGTACCAGTTCGCCGGCCTGCTGCGCGGCAGCCGCACGGAGCTCGCGAAGTGCCTGACGCCTGGCGTCGACACGCTGCAGGTGCCCGCGCGCGCGGAGATCGTGCTCGAAGGCTTCATTCATCCGCAGGAGGGCGCCCCCGCCCCCGCTCCGGCCGGCGCGCCGCCACGGCCAGCCGGCAACGCGTCGGCCGCATACGAGCACGCGCTCGAGGGCCCGTACGGCGACCACACCGGCTACTACAACGAGCAGGAGTGGTTCCCCGTGTTCACCGTCGAGCGCATCACGATGCGCCGCGACGCGATCTACCACTCGACCTACACGGGCAAGCCGCCCGACGAGCCCGCGGTGCTCGGCGTCGCGCTCAACGAGGTGTTCGTGCCGCTGCTGCAGAAGCAGTTCACGGAGATCACCGACTTCTACCTGCCGCCCGAAGGCTGCAGCTACCGGATGGCCATCGTCCAGATGAAGAAGAGCTACGCCGGCCACGCGAAGCGCGTGATGTTCGGCGTGTGGAGCTTCCTGCGGCAGTTCATGTATACGAAGTTCATCGTGGTCGTCGACGAGGACGTGAACATCCGCGACTGGAAGGAGGTGATCTGGGCGATCACGACGCGCGTCGACCCCGTGCGCGACACCGTGATGGTCGACAGCACGCCGATCGACTATCTCGACTTCGCATCGCCGGTGGCCGGCCTCGGCTCGAAGATGGGGCTCGACGCGACCAACAAGTGGCCGGGCGAGACCAGCCGCGAATGGGGCCGCCCGATCGAGATGGATGCCGCCGTGAAGGCGCGCGTCGACCGGCTCTGGCGCGACCTCGGCCTGTGA